The following are encoded in a window of Methylicorpusculum oleiharenae genomic DNA:
- a CDS encoding putative lipoprotein, which produces MLGACSFSTSSESSSDSSGSISDSASSVISSPSSASNKEKRYQKDVADYTMAYVKSSDPDADYNSYLKGISDIAEKIGIANWDQNPKTYIAIGKGLKKAGVEGIAYETYKKNFAHYSQENMGHIQDGYDSEK; this is translated from the coding sequence ATGCTTGGTGCATGCTCATTTTCAACAAGCTCGGAGAGCTCATCAGACAGCTCCGGCAGTATTTCGGATTCGGCAAGTTCGGTCATCAGCAGTCCTTCATCAGCATCGAATAAGGAAAAGAGATATCAAAAAGATGTGGCTGACTACACCATGGCCTACGTCAAATCATCCGATCCTGATGCTGATTACAACAGCTATCTAAAAGGTATTAGCGACATAGCCGAGAAAATCGGCATTGCCAACTGGGATCAAAATCCTAAAACCTATATCGCCATCGGCAAAGGCCTCAAAAAAGCCGGAGTAGAGGGTATTGCCTACGAAACCTACAAAAAGAATTTTGCTCATTACAGCCAAGAAAACATGGGCCACATTCAAGACGGTTACGACTCAGAAAAATAA
- a CDS encoding EAL domain-containing protein: protein MGAKITLDDFGAGYSLLTHMRHLPADTIKINYRFGRNMLTTASDDALSMALLHCLMRSCGK, encoded by the coding sequence CTGGGCGCCAAGATTACTTTGGACGACTTTGGCGCTGGATATTCGTTGCTGACCCACATGCGCCATTTACCTGCCGACACCATTAAAATTAACTACAGATTCGGGCGTAACATGCTGACCACTGCCAGTGATGATGCATTATCAATGGCGTTATTGCACTGTCTCATGCGTTCATGCGGCAAGTAA
- a CDS encoding IS701 family transposase — translation MDKEKTALYTDYLICNQGLATATSLSAMLDGEVSHDQITRHLSARLYTSKDLWVDVKPTVRQIERDDGCLIFDDTVQEKAFTDENEMMCWHYDHCKGRSVKGINLLNALYHSGDVSIPVAFEVVKKPHQFCDIKTRKVKRAAEFTKNELMRSMVATCVANAIKFRYVLTDSWFASKENFEFILKKGKHFISALKDNRLVALTETDKNEGRFVRISQLELTDQQAVRGWMKGFPQEVLFVRRVFTNKDGSTGLLNLVCSDLACDGGQASTLYEKRWKVEEFHKSLKSNAGLAKSPTRTVTTQNNHIFMTIYAVFKLECLKIKHKTNHFAMRAKLFIKANQIAYAELQKLRAA, via the coding sequence ATGGATAAAGAAAAAACAGCGCTCTATACAGACTACCTGATTTGCAACCAAGGCTTGGCAACGGCGACCAGCCTGTCGGCGATGCTCGACGGTGAAGTGAGTCATGACCAAATAACCCGCCACCTGTCCGCGAGGCTATACACCTCAAAAGACCTGTGGGTTGATGTCAAACCCACCGTGCGTCAGATCGAGCGGGACGACGGCTGTCTGATCTTCGACGACACCGTCCAGGAGAAGGCGTTTACTGACGAGAACGAGATGATGTGCTGGCACTATGACCACTGCAAAGGCCGCTCGGTCAAAGGCATCAACCTGTTGAATGCGTTGTACCACAGCGGGGACGTGTCGATCCCGGTCGCCTTCGAAGTGGTGAAGAAGCCCCATCAGTTTTGCGACATAAAAACCCGCAAGGTCAAGCGGGCGGCGGAGTTCACCAAGAACGAACTGATGCGGTCAATGGTCGCCACCTGCGTGGCGAACGCCATCAAGTTCCGCTATGTCCTGACCGACAGCTGGTTTGCGTCGAAAGAGAACTTCGAGTTCATCCTCAAGAAAGGCAAACACTTCATCAGCGCCTTGAAGGACAACCGCTTGGTGGCGTTGACCGAAACAGACAAGAACGAAGGGCGCTTTGTGCGGATCAGTCAGCTGGAATTGACGGATCAACAGGCGGTGCGCGGCTGGATGAAGGGCTTCCCCCAGGAAGTGCTGTTCGTCCGGCGGGTCTTTACAAACAAAGACGGCAGCACCGGTTTGTTGAATCTGGTGTGCAGCGATTTGGCGTGCGACGGCGGACAAGCCTCAACCCTCTATGAAAAACGGTGGAAGGTCGAGGAGTTCCATAAATCATTAAAATCCAATGCGGGGCTGGCAAAGTCGCCTACCCGCACCGTCACCACCCAAAACAACCACATATTCATGACCATCTATGCCGTGTTCAAGCTGGAATGTTTGAAGATCAAACATAAAACCAACCATTTCGCCATGCGGGCTAAACTTTTCATAAAAGCTAACCAGATAGCTTATGCAGAGTTGCAGAAATTACGGGCTGCGTAA
- a CDS encoding SDR family NAD(P)-dependent oxidoreductase gives MTSTKAALVLGVGPEQGLGAALARRFAEEGLHVFIAGRSASKLAAVAAGINEAGGVATPIVADASVETDSVNLFKTIGQSHCELEIAAYNVDSNIPAPLLETDAALFTLLWQQNALGAFLFGKEAITHMLTRQRGTLIFTGATASLRAKPPFTAFAAAKAGLRALAQGMAREFGPQGIHVIHAVIDGVIDGDRARAQFPQFVSAKGQDGLLQPDAIADTYWQLHKQHPSAWTHEIDLRPFKEIF, from the coding sequence ATGACATCGACAAAAGCAGCTTTGGTTTTGGGCGTAGGGCCTGAACAGGGTTTAGGCGCAGCGCTGGCAAGGCGTTTTGCAGAAGAGGGGTTACATGTTTTCATTGCCGGCCGCAGCGCTTCCAAATTGGCTGCCGTTGCCGCCGGCATTAATGAAGCAGGAGGCGTAGCAACGCCCATCGTTGCGGATGCTTCGGTTGAGACGGATAGTGTCAATCTGTTTAAAACCATAGGCCAAAGCCATTGTGAACTGGAAATTGCCGCTTATAACGTTGACAGTAATATCCCTGCGCCGCTGCTGGAAACCGATGCGGCACTGTTTACTTTACTGTGGCAGCAAAATGCGCTTGGCGCTTTCTTGTTTGGAAAAGAGGCGATCACACACATGCTGACCCGGCAACGGGGAACGTTGATTTTTACCGGCGCCACCGCCTCATTGCGCGCAAAACCGCCCTTCACGGCATTCGCCGCTGCCAAGGCCGGTCTGCGGGCGCTTGCGCAAGGCATGGCCAGAGAATTCGGTCCGCAGGGTATCCATGTAATTCATGCCGTCATTGATGGCGTCATCGACGGCGACAGGGCTCGCGCTCAATTTCCCCAGTTTGTAAGTGCAAAAGGTCAGGACGGCTTATTACAACCTGATGCGATTGCCGATACTTATTGGCAGCTACATAAACAACACCCAAGTGCGTGGACGCACGAAATAGATCTGCGTCCATTCAAGGAGATATTTTAA
- a CDS encoding P-loop NTPase family protein, producing MSTIHLIGGEKGGVGKSVVARLLAQYMIDSDIPFVGFDTDRSHGALLRFYTDYASPTVIDDYQSLDAIIETAVENPGSRMLVDLAAQTHFPLARWIDESGVLELAEEMGIALCYWNVMDSGKDSVELLSKLLDQFGSKLNYVLVQNQLRDDDFSILEHSGVKDRALALNAKVITLKKLHAPVMTKIDGNSSSFWAAQNKDGENANALGLLERQRVKMWLRHAYNELQSVGI from the coding sequence ATGAGTACTATTCATCTCATTGGTGGAGAAAAAGGCGGTGTGGGTAAATCTGTGGTTGCGCGCTTGCTGGCGCAATATATGATCGATAGCGATATTCCGTTTGTCGGATTCGATACCGACCGCTCGCATGGCGCATTGCTGCGCTTTTATACCGATTATGCATCACCTACGGTCATTGATGATTACCAAAGCCTTGATGCCATTATAGAAACTGCTGTGGAAAATCCGGGATCACGGATGTTGGTTGATCTTGCCGCTCAAACCCATTTTCCGTTGGCGAGATGGATCGATGAATCCGGCGTGCTGGAATTGGCCGAAGAGATGGGCATTGCTTTATGTTACTGGAACGTCATGGATTCCGGTAAAGATTCGGTCGAGCTCCTCAGCAAATTATTGGATCAATTCGGTTCAAAACTTAACTATGTGCTGGTGCAGAATCAATTGCGCGATGACGATTTTTCTATTTTGGAACATTCAGGTGTAAAAGATCGTGCATTGGCGTTGAATGCAAAAGTCATCACATTGAAAAAGCTGCACGCGCCGGTCATGACCAAGATTGACGGCAACAGTTCAAGTTTTTGGGCCGCGCAAAACAAGGATGGCGAGAACGCTAATGCCTTGGGGTTGCTGGAAAGGCAAAGGGTCAAAATGTGGTTAAGACATGCTTACAACGAACTGCAATCGGTTGGTATTTAA
- a CDS encoding response regulator yields the protein MKILLVEDDPVLSDGLNYTLSLSGYVVTCAMTGNYAEGLLLAQDFDLIILDLGLPDMDGTEILWKLRVRKINIPVMILTARDAINDKIEGLERGADDYMVKPFDLRELESRIHALIRRSYGNFNKDIEVGRLALDTLDHLVLADGQPLILFPREFGVLEVLMLQVGRVVSKDKIAQRLSTGEEELGDNAIEVYIHRLRKRIKPYDANIRTVRGLGYMLESGAGG from the coding sequence ATGAAAATTTTACTTGTAGAAGATGACCCGGTTCTGTCAGACGGCTTAAACTACACCTTGAGCTTGTCCGGTTATGTTGTCACCTGTGCGATGACCGGTAATTACGCAGAAGGTCTCTTGCTGGCACAAGATTTTGACCTGATTATCCTGGATCTCGGCTTGCCCGATATGGATGGAACTGAGATTTTGTGGAAGCTGCGTGTGCGCAAAATCAACATTCCCGTGATGATTTTGACAGCCAGAGATGCGATCAACGACAAAATAGAAGGATTAGAACGGGGAGCGGACGATTATATGGTCAAGCCGTTTGATCTTCGAGAACTGGAATCCCGGATTCATGCCTTGATTCGCCGCAGTTATGGCAATTTCAATAAAGATATCGAGGTCGGCCGGTTAGCATTGGACACGCTTGATCATCTGGTGCTGGCAGATGGACAGCCTTTGATTTTGTTTCCGCGTGAATTCGGTGTGCTTGAAGTACTCATGTTGCAAGTGGGCCGGGTGGTGAGCAAGGATAAAATCGCACAACGCTTGTCAACCGGCGAAGAAGAGTTGGGCGATAATGCCATCGAGGTTTATATCCACCGGTTGCGTAAGCGAATTAAGCCCTATGACGCCAATATACGCACTGTTCGTGGCCTGGGATATATGCTGGAAAGCGGTGCCGGTGGATAA
- a CDS encoding universal stress protein — protein sequence MTHFTVEHRRQAGRRCQALVANQVVCIERCFFFIHPEMIRFLGWGCVTSANNFFVFTPPIMPAISGGVIIDILYFVSAIVFVSAVESLLCSSMADRMADNRKTPFNPDKEFWGQGLVQIITPMVNGFPCTGALARTATSIKAGAVTPLAGYFKAIFKLSLAYYIAAYLEMVPMACIGGILLWVASNMIKVSEIKEVFNHNKFHAGLMVFTAVMVPVTDFLTGVLSALVIYFVAYRFLDKPVTEKEKGTKQAVSVKPEAVLSTPGNFNNVTIPLALTTEDVGLLRYAARLAKLGVAKEFHFVHVVTPHEKSRHSSSASQLKKGMAEEVMQYFDGTLEQVTVDYQTIDGSSRMDELVKFTLAAQSDLILLGHRKNRTGQRSLSRRLAMITHCSVWMVPEDCGPDIQRIVAPVDFSDPSADSLSQATALARVNHISECMALHVFFDESVIRYDEHEDIVRGEEEAAFAKFMTRIDTHGITVKPVFEESFNVAHAVLRKAEEYNADLIVISTRGHSRAATMLLGSATSQVMAESKIPVLAIKHYGDQLSIMKTLLASRFWERSDPKTN from the coding sequence ATGACTCACTTCACCGTCGAGCATCGCCGACAGGCTGGTCGCCGTTGCCAAGCCTTGGTTGCAAATCAGGTAGTCTGTATAGAGCGCTGTTTTTTCTTTATCCATCCTGAAATGATACGCTTTTTGGGATGGGGCTGCGTAACATCAGCTAATAATTTCTTTGTTTTTACTCCGCCCATCATGCCGGCTATCAGTGGTGGTGTGATCATTGATATTCTTTATTTTGTCTCCGCGATCGTTTTTGTTTCCGCAGTAGAAAGTCTGTTGTGCTCATCTATGGCTGATCGCATGGCCGATAACCGTAAAACGCCTTTTAACCCCGACAAAGAGTTTTGGGGGCAGGGGCTGGTCCAGATTATCACGCCAATGGTTAATGGTTTTCCTTGCACCGGTGCTTTGGCCCGGACGGCGACCAGTATCAAAGCCGGAGCTGTAACACCGCTGGCGGGTTATTTTAAAGCGATTTTCAAGCTCTCATTGGCTTATTACATTGCCGCTTATCTGGAAATGGTACCGATGGCCTGTATTGGCGGCATCCTGTTGTGGGTTGCGTCAAATATGATCAAGGTTTCTGAAATCAAGGAAGTGTTCAATCACAATAAGTTTCATGCCGGCTTGATGGTATTTACTGCCGTAATGGTACCGGTAACCGACTTTTTGACCGGTGTTTTATCTGCTTTGGTTATCTATTTTGTGGCTTATCGCTTTCTTGATAAGCCCGTTACTGAAAAGGAAAAAGGAACGAAGCAAGCTGTATCGGTTAAGCCTGAAGCGGTGCTTTCAACGCCCGGAAATTTCAACAATGTGACGATTCCTTTGGCTCTGACAACCGAGGATGTTGGGCTTTTGCGCTACGCCGCACGTCTGGCAAAATTGGGTGTTGCTAAAGAGTTTCACTTTGTCCATGTGGTTACCCCACATGAAAAATCACGACATTCAAGTTCAGCTAGTCAATTGAAAAAAGGCATGGCAGAAGAAGTCATGCAATATTTTGATGGCACCCTGGAACAGGTAACAGTGGATTACCAGACGATAGATGGCTCCAGTCGTATGGACGAGCTGGTCAAGTTCACGCTGGCGGCCCAATCCGATCTCATATTGCTGGGGCACCGCAAAAACAGGACAGGTCAACGCTCGTTGTCCAGACGCCTGGCGATGATTACCCATTGTTCGGTATGGATGGTGCCGGAGGACTGCGGTCCTGACATTCAGCGTATTGTCGCACCGGTCGATTTCTCTGATCCTTCTGCTGATAGCTTGTCGCAGGCAACAGCACTTGCCAGAGTCAATCATATTTCCGAGTGCATGGCGTTGCATGTGTTTTTTGACGAATCTGTCATTCGCTACGATGAGCACGAAGACATTGTGCGTGGCGAAGAAGAAGCCGCTTTTGCCAAATTCATGACGCGTATCGATACGCATGGCATCACTGTCAAGCCGGTATTCGAGGAAAGCTTTAATGTCGCTCATGCGGTGCTTCGCAAAGCTGAAGAATACAACGCTGACTTGATTGTGATCAGTACGCGCGGTCATAGTCGCGCCGCCACCATGTTGCTGGGTAGCGCGACATCTCAAGTCATGGCGGAATCGAAAATACCGGTTTTGGCGATCAAACATTACGGCGATCAACTGTCAATTATGAAGACCTTGCTGGCCAGCCGTTTCTGGGAGCGATCTGACCCTAAAACCAACTGA
- a CDS encoding DUF1326 domain-containing protein, producing the protein MNNSYPDWRLEGHYFETCNCEVACPCLWLQPPTEGNCKLLAAWHIDKGHLEDVGLDNLSVALACYAPGTMIEGNWGAALYIDELADTAQTEAIIQIFSGRAGGHLSVLMGFVSEVWGIKSVSMDYQHSCDIHRLIIPGIAEAEIQSIQGIAGGNATIHNPPLCVVPSHASVVSKSNYFRYQDNDQAWNFSQRNGFHSPFIYQP; encoded by the coding sequence ATGAACAACAGCTACCCTGATTGGCGACTGGAAGGTCACTATTTTGAAACGTGTAATTGTGAAGTGGCCTGTCCCTGTCTATGGTTACAGCCTCCCACTGAAGGTAATTGTAAATTGCTGGCAGCCTGGCATATCGATAAAGGCCATTTGGAAGACGTAGGCCTTGATAACTTGAGCGTGGCTTTGGCATGTTATGCACCCGGCACCATGATTGAAGGTAATTGGGGCGCGGCATTGTATATTGATGAATTGGCCGACACGGCGCAAACCGAAGCGATTATTCAGATTTTCAGCGGTCGGGCAGGAGGCCACTTAAGTGTTCTGATGGGCTTCGTCAGTGAAGTCTGGGGCATAAAATCGGTATCCATGGACTATCAGCACTCCTGCGATATCCACCGGCTTATAATACCGGGTATAGCTGAAGCTGAAATTCAGAGCATCCAGGGCATAGCCGGTGGTAACGCGACCATACATAACCCGCCCTTGTGCGTGGTGCCCAGTCATGCCTCGGTAGTCTCCAAATCCAACTATTTTCGCTACCAGGATAATGATCAAGCGTGGAATTTTTCCCAGCGCAACGGATTTCACTCCCCTTTTATTTATCAGCCTTGA
- a CDS encoding DUF2182 domain-containing protein, with translation MSEMWMPPASLSLWPLTGFIWVYSMWAVMMAAMMLPTALPMIRAFSRYAKSQQLSNGPLTLWFISGYLTVWFGFSLVMTGLQWLFHGMAWLSPMMENRHPLLAAAILIAAGLYQFSPVKNACLQHCRTPFGFLINEWRPGQSGAVQLGIIHGINCLGCCWVQMLLMFVVGVMNLWGMIFITLLVIVEKWLPGKTKIISRFIGIFFLAWAAYCLKIYW, from the coding sequence ATGTCAGAAATGTGGATGCCGCCCGCATCCTTATCGCTCTGGCCGCTAACCGGTTTTATCTGGGTGTACAGCATGTGGGCGGTCATGATGGCGGCGATGATGCTTCCAACTGCATTACCGATGATCAGGGCATTTTCCCGCTACGCCAAAAGTCAGCAGTTATCAAACGGCCCCCTTACCCTATGGTTTATCAGTGGTTATTTAACGGTATGGTTTGGCTTCAGCCTGGTAATGACCGGTTTGCAATGGTTGTTTCACGGCATGGCCTGGTTGTCGCCGATGATGGAAAATCGCCATCCTTTACTGGCTGCCGCAATTTTAATTGCCGCCGGCCTTTACCAATTCTCGCCAGTAAAGAACGCCTGTCTGCAACATTGCCGCACCCCTTTTGGATTTTTGATCAATGAATGGCGTCCCGGTCAATCCGGTGCCGTTCAACTGGGCATAATACACGGCATTAACTGCCTCGGTTGTTGCTGGGTGCAAATGCTGCTTATGTTCGTTGTCGGTGTCATGAACCTGTGGGGCATGATTTTTATCACCTTGCTGGTGATTGTTGAAAAATGGCTGCCCGGCAAAACAAAAATCATCAGCCGCTTTATCGGTATTTTCTTTCTGGCATGGGCAGCTTACTGCCTGAAAATATACTGGTAA
- a CDS encoding DUF938 domain-containing protein has product MSTDKPPLNPHPLSEYVAWAGNRNREPILGVLKEKLPKESGRVLEMASGSGMHINYFAPHFDHLHFHPSDRDVEVFDNIKNLTDQHGNDNIADPVHLDLTDPETWFNPGEKNSFDAIFCINIFQVAPISIADGMMECASHLLSDKGVLLIYGPFKMEGGFTTDSNEEFHKTLASYEVPEWGLKDVADLKKAAANHGMELKEIIDMPANNFSLIFGLK; this is encoded by the coding sequence ATGAGCACCGATAAACCACCTTTAAACCCGCACCCGTTAAGTGAATATGTTGCCTGGGCCGGCAACCGCAACCGTGAACCCATTCTTGGCGTATTGAAAGAAAAACTGCCCAAGGAATCAGGACGCGTATTGGAAATGGCCAGCGGCAGCGGCATGCATATCAATTATTTTGCCCCGCACTTCGATCACTTGCACTTCCATCCCTCCGATAGAGACGTTGAAGTCTTCGACAACATCAAAAATCTGACCGACCAACACGGCAACGACAATATTGCCGATCCCGTCCATCTGGATCTGACCGATCCTGAAACCTGGTTTAATCCGGGTGAAAAAAACTCTTTTGACGCCATTTTTTGTATCAATATTTTTCAGGTTGCGCCCATTTCCATTGCTGACGGCATGATGGAATGTGCTTCTCACCTGTTGAGTGATAAGGGCGTTTTATTGATTTACGGCCCGTTCAAAATGGAAGGCGGATTCACCACCGATTCAAACGAAGAATTCCATAAGACCTTGGCGTCCTATGAAGTGCCCGAGTGGGGATTGAAAGATGTGGCCGATTTGAAAAAAGCGGCCGCTAATCACGGCATGGAATTAAAAGAAATCATTGATATGCCTGCCAATAATTTTTCACTTATTTTCGGCCTCAAATAA